A region from the Cryptosporangium arvum DSM 44712 genome encodes:
- a CDS encoding cupin domain-containing protein: MLDFPEPFLLAPSSLTPTALRERAEALLAVTDATVLSELPVGGAMELRSNFLYDAWLVRLGPGAASDLHAHEHGFGTVAVVSGALRETRASTEGLDERVVTAGETVATRPGDTHRLTVEEDGAVAVYLASPPKRTAPRIVSSATTPVAATR, from the coding sequence GTGCTCGACTTCCCTGAGCCCTTTCTGCTCGCACCCTCGTCGCTGACCCCGACCGCTCTGCGCGAGCGGGCCGAGGCACTACTTGCTGTTACCGACGCCACAGTGCTGTCCGAGCTCCCGGTCGGCGGCGCGATGGAGCTGCGGAGCAACTTCCTCTACGACGCCTGGCTGGTTCGCCTCGGTCCCGGCGCAGCGAGTGACCTGCACGCCCACGAGCACGGGTTCGGCACGGTCGCCGTGGTCTCGGGTGCGCTGCGCGAGACCCGGGCGTCCACCGAGGGACTGGACGAGCGGGTGGTCACGGCCGGCGAGACGGTCGCGACCCGCCCCGGCGACACGCACCGGCTGACCGTGGAGGAGGACGGCGCGGTGGCCGTCTACCTGGCGTCGCCGCCGAAGCGCACCGCGCCGCGGATCGTGTCGTCCGCTACTACACCAGTGGCAGCCACTCGCTGA
- the purF gene encoding amidophosphoribosyltransferase: MLRGDGKLTHELDPSDTGPQDACGVFGVWAPGEDVAKLTYYGLYALQHRGQEAAGIAVSAGTGVVVYKELGLVSQVFDESTLASLQGHLAIGHARYSTTGGSTWENAQPTLRSTSAGTSVALAHNGNLVNTGELARAVAATGIGSQGPVSTNDTSLVTSLLAADPDRSLMQSALEVLPTLRGAFSFVFMDEHTLYAARDPQGVRPLVLGRLERGWVVASETAALDICGASMVREVEPGELIAIDEDGLRSERFAMPEPKGCIFEYVYLARPDTTIAGRGVHATRVEIGRRLAAQSPVEADLVIPVPESGTPAAVGYAQASGIPYGIGLVKNSYVGRTFIQPSQTIRQLGIRLKLNPLRDVIRGKRLVVVDDSIVRGNTQRALVRMLREAGAIEVHVRISSPPVKWPCFYGIDFASKAELIANGLDTEGVRASIGADSLGYVSLDELVAATEQPRKRLCMACFDGKYPIPLPADDVIGKHMLEGIERGVGAPLPLVASPGGAGALSRP; the protein is encoded by the coding sequence GTGCTCCGTGGTGACGGCAAACTGACGCACGAACTCGACCCCTCAGATACCGGCCCCCAGGACGCCTGCGGGGTCTTCGGTGTGTGGGCTCCCGGAGAGGACGTCGCGAAGCTGACGTACTACGGGCTCTACGCACTGCAGCACCGCGGCCAGGAGGCCGCCGGTATCGCGGTGAGCGCCGGCACCGGCGTCGTCGTCTACAAGGAACTGGGGCTGGTGTCCCAGGTCTTCGACGAATCGACGCTGGCCAGCCTCCAGGGCCACCTCGCGATCGGTCACGCGAGATACTCGACGACCGGCGGGTCGACGTGGGAGAACGCCCAGCCGACGCTGCGGTCGACGAGTGCCGGCACGTCGGTCGCGCTCGCGCACAACGGCAACCTGGTTAACACCGGTGAGCTGGCCCGCGCGGTCGCCGCGACCGGCATCGGCTCGCAGGGCCCGGTGAGCACCAACGACACCTCGCTGGTGACGTCGTTGCTCGCGGCCGACCCCGACCGGTCGCTGATGCAGTCGGCGCTGGAGGTCCTGCCGACGCTGCGCGGCGCGTTCAGCTTCGTCTTCATGGACGAGCACACGCTCTACGCCGCTCGCGACCCGCAGGGCGTCCGCCCGCTGGTGCTGGGTCGGCTCGAGCGCGGCTGGGTGGTGGCCAGCGAGACCGCGGCCCTGGACATCTGCGGCGCCAGCATGGTCCGCGAGGTCGAGCCCGGTGAGCTGATCGCCATCGACGAGGACGGTCTGCGTTCCGAGCGGTTCGCGATGCCCGAGCCGAAGGGCTGCATCTTCGAGTACGTCTACCTGGCCCGGCCCGACACCACGATCGCCGGGCGCGGCGTGCACGCCACCCGCGTGGAGATCGGCCGGCGGCTGGCGGCGCAGAGCCCGGTCGAGGCCGACCTCGTCATCCCGGTGCCCGAGTCCGGCACCCCCGCCGCGGTCGGGTACGCCCAGGCCAGCGGTATCCCGTACGGCATCGGCCTGGTCAAGAACTCCTACGTCGGCCGGACGTTCATCCAGCCGTCCCAGACGATCCGGCAGCTCGGCATCCGGCTCAAGCTCAACCCGCTGCGTGACGTCATCCGCGGCAAGCGCCTGGTCGTCGTCGACGACTCGATCGTCCGGGGCAACACCCAGCGCGCGCTGGTCCGGATGCTGCGTGAGGCCGGTGCGATCGAGGTGCACGTGCGTATCTCGTCGCCGCCGGTGAAGTGGCCGTGTTTCTACGGCATCGACTTCGCGAGCAAGGCCGAGCTCATCGCCAACGGCCTCGACACCGAGGGTGTGCGGGCGTCGATCGGCGCCGACTCGCTCGGTTACGTGTCGCTCGACGAGTTGGTGGCCGCCACCGAGCAGCCCCGCAAGCGGCTGTGCATGGCATGTTTCGATGGGAAGTACCCGATCCCATTGCCCGCGGACGACGTGATCGGTAAGCACATGCTCGAGGGCATCGAGCGTGGCGTCGGTGCGCCGTTGCCCTTGGTGGCTTCGCCCGGCGGTGCCGGCGCTCTGAGCCGACCGTAA
- the purM gene encoding phosphoribosylformylglycinamidine cyclo-ligase: MTRTSRDATEGGGSSYRAAGVDIEAGDRAVELMRSKVKKTFRPEVVGNIGGFAGLFAFDTAKYTKPVLASSTDGVGTKLAIAQAMDIHDTVGVDLVAMVVDDLVVCGAEPLFLQDYIAIGKVVPERVADIVGGIADGCRWAGCALLGGETAEHPGLLSPGEYDIAATGVGVVDADKILGVERIKPGDQIIALPSSGVHSNGYSLVRHALLADGKMRLDQVVADLGNQRTLGEELLTPTTIYAQPCLAVIEECEVHALAHITGGGLPGNVVRVIGEDVDAVIDRSTWRPQPIFDLVGTIGRVTRPEMERTFNMGVGMIVVVPPSDVDRAIASFNARGISAWVAGEVVQGTGMVRLVDEHPS, translated from the coding sequence GTGACGCGTACGTCACGCGATGCCACGGAGGGCGGTGGCTCCTCCTACCGAGCGGCCGGCGTCGACATCGAAGCCGGTGACCGCGCGGTCGAGCTCATGCGCTCGAAGGTCAAGAAGACGTTCCGGCCCGAGGTGGTCGGCAACATCGGCGGGTTCGCCGGGCTGTTCGCGTTCGACACCGCGAAGTACACCAAGCCGGTGCTCGCTTCGTCCACGGACGGGGTCGGGACGAAGCTGGCGATCGCGCAGGCGATGGACATCCACGACACGGTCGGGGTCGACCTGGTCGCGATGGTCGTCGACGACCTCGTGGTCTGTGGCGCCGAGCCGCTGTTCCTGCAGGACTACATCGCGATCGGCAAGGTCGTGCCGGAGAGGGTCGCCGACATCGTCGGTGGCATCGCCGACGGCTGCCGATGGGCGGGGTGCGCGCTGCTCGGCGGCGAGACCGCTGAACACCCGGGGCTGCTCTCGCCGGGCGAGTACGACATCGCGGCCACCGGCGTCGGCGTCGTCGACGCGGACAAGATCCTCGGCGTCGAGCGCATCAAGCCCGGTGACCAGATCATCGCGCTGCCGTCCTCCGGGGTGCACTCCAACGGGTACTCGCTGGTGCGTCACGCGCTGCTGGCCGACGGGAAGATGCGGCTGGACCAGGTCGTCGCGGACCTCGGCAACCAGCGGACGCTCGGCGAAGAGCTGCTCACGCCCACCACGATCTACGCGCAGCCCTGCCTCGCGGTGATCGAGGAGTGCGAGGTGCACGCGCTGGCGCACATCACCGGCGGTGGGCTGCCGGGCAACGTCGTCCGCGTCATCGGCGAGGACGTCGACGCGGTGATCGACCGGTCCACCTGGCGGCCGCAGCCGATCTTCGACCTGGTGGGCACCATCGGGCGGGTCACCCGGCCGGAGATGGAGCGGACGTTCAACATGGGCGTCGGCATGATCGTCGTGGTGCCGCCCTCGGACGTCGACCGCGCGATCGCGTCGTTCAACGCCCGCGGCATCAGCGCCTGGGTGGCCGGCGAGGTCGTCCAGGGCACCGGCATGGTCCGCCTAGTAGACGAACACCCTTCCTAG